A single genomic interval of Fibrobacter sp. UWB13 harbors:
- a CDS encoding tetratricopeptide repeat protein: MTLRTSFIKASAIGLAVACTSLFAKATDTPNQYQQDEWSPEYGSSTWMYENSAGLFETGPLDDYRAAKRLFLNRRFLDAVYAFGKIQTKYPSFRLADEAAFYMAKSFENLRMHKAAKSVYEDAIKRYPQSDQLAKYHFQLMNIDYKEGKYKEGMDKYQFIAKNFGKSDAKIDADYIAGQIKFEQGLYQESIDLLSSILPGNANYFYARYTMGFAYSRMNMADEAENSFRAITEQPVSNKSERDIQNAAKVKLGHIFFSVEKPDFVAAAQMYVQVQKDSPVFDEAMLGIAWCFLKARKLDDAMKVAKWIINNFPESFIASEAYFVIGFCYYIKEDWRNAIEPLSEAEKRTEKPMVSVASRDSARQAYDAMQSQFDSVQVLALDLARQLPTPRVESKRKALRPTFDKVHQAVEDYASFMQRSIQSVHFEYNRKRVLDDAGFYLACVRSGSACAPEEIGPPEIVF; the protein is encoded by the coding sequence ATGACGTTGCGTACTAGTTTCATCAAGGCGTCCGCTATCGGACTTGCTGTAGCCTGCACTTCTTTGTTTGCAAAGGCCACCGACACGCCGAATCAGTATCAGCAGGATGAGTGGTCTCCCGAATATGGTAGTAGCACCTGGATGTACGAGAACTCGGCAGGATTATTTGAAACGGGTCCGCTCGACGACTACCGCGCCGCTAAGCGTCTTTTCTTGAACCGTCGGTTCTTGGATGCCGTATACGCTTTTGGTAAAATCCAGACCAAGTACCCATCATTCCGCTTGGCGGACGAGGCTGCTTTCTACATGGCAAAGTCCTTCGAAAACCTCCGTATGCACAAGGCTGCTAAGTCTGTCTATGAAGACGCTATCAAGCGTTATCCGCAGAGCGATCAACTTGCCAAGTACCACTTCCAGTTGATGAACATCGACTATAAGGAAGGCAAGTACAAGGAAGGTATGGACAAGTATCAATTCATTGCCAAGAATTTCGGCAAAAGCGATGCGAAGATTGACGCTGACTACATTGCTGGCCAGATCAAGTTCGAACAGGGCCTCTATCAGGAATCCATTGACCTGCTCTCCTCCATTCTTCCGGGTAACGCCAATTATTTCTATGCTCGCTATACCATGGGCTTTGCTTACAGTCGTATGAACATGGCTGACGAAGCTGAAAACAGCTTCCGTGCTATTACGGAACAGCCGGTTTCCAACAAATCCGAACGCGACATTCAGAATGCTGCTAAGGTCAAGCTCGGCCACATATTCTTCTCTGTTGAAAAGCCGGACTTCGTTGCGGCTGCTCAGATGTATGTCCAGGTGCAGAAGGATTCTCCGGTGTTCGACGAGGCTATGCTCGGTATTGCATGGTGCTTTCTCAAGGCTCGCAAACTGGATGACGCTATGAAAGTGGCAAAGTGGATCATCAACAACTTTCCGGAATCATTCATCGCTTCCGAAGCGTATTTCGTGATTGGCTTCTGCTACTACATAAAGGAAGACTGGCGGAACGCTATCGAACCTTTGAGCGAAGCTGAAAAACGCACGGAAAAGCCGATGGTGTCTGTTGCTTCTCGCGATAGTGCTCGTCAGGCATACGATGCAATGCAGAGCCAGTTCGACTCCGTTCAGGTTCTGGCATTGGATCTAGCTCGCCAGTTGCCGACTCCACGTGTGGAAAGCAAGCGTAAAGCTTTGCGCCCGACATTCGACAAGGTTCACCAGGCTGTTGAAGATTACGCGTCGTTTATGCAGAGATCGATTCAGAGTGTCCACTTTGAATATAACCGCAAGCGCGTTTTGGATGACGCTGGCTTTTATCTAGCATGTGTTCGTTCTGGATCTGCTTGTGCACCAGAAGAGATCGGTCCTCCAGAGATCGTGTTTTGA